A single region of the Oncorhynchus clarkii lewisi isolate Uvic-CL-2024 unplaced genomic scaffold, UVic_Ocla_1.0 unplaced_contig_391_pilon_pilon, whole genome shotgun sequence genome encodes:
- the LOC139394536 gene encoding putative nuclease HARBI1 isoform X3 has product MSSSPSLATEDSVTSKRSSIGLQMVCNADCVISNVVAKWPGSVHDSRIFRASEIYQCLSQGEFSGVLLGDRGYGCQPFLLTPFTDPQEAQQAYNHAHARTRARVEMTFGLLKARFHCLHKLRVSPVRACDITVACAVLHNVACLRKERAPRVPPAMDWDNPAIFPDDDSGRLLRDQYVLNYFS; this is encoded by the exons atgtcttcatctccttccctggccacagaagactctgtgacatcaaagaggagttctataggattgcag atggtctgcaatgctgactgtgtgatcagcaatgttgtggcaaaatggcctggctcagtccatgactccagaatctttcgggcctctgaaatctatcagtgcctatcacaag gtgaattctctggtgtgttgctgggagacagggggtatggctgccagccttttctcctgacacctttcacagacccccaggaagcacagcaggcctacaaccatgcccatgccaggaccagggccagagttgaaatgacctttggcctcctgaaggcacgctttcactgccttcacaaattaagggtcagccctgttagggcatgtgatattactgtggcttgtgctgtccttcacaatgtggcctgcctgaggaaggagagggcccccagagtgccaccagccatggactgggacaatccggcaatcttccctgatgacgacagtggtcggctgctgagggaccaatatgtgttgaattattttagttag
- the LOC139394536 gene encoding uncharacterized protein isoform X2, with product MNGPKRTWQQVKIKYKNILQNAVKKNTHRQGTGGGSPKADLTPAEDMALELNKGRPVLEGIPGGKETSIGSSQDATRFIQVSGSTVFLLEPPAQAPDDADPGEGPSAAATAHDGDDDEEETISLDSRRHEDPDAIQWENQPGNISSQAIRKLYGNHLRCQIELADIDIQYKKKKMENLALEFEIKKRTIRKLDLEIKKLERELQEDDTAQNKN from the exons atgaacgggccaaaacggacatggcagcaggtcaaaatcaaatacaagaacattctgcagaatg cagtgaaaaagaatacccacagacaaggcacgggtggtgggtcaccaaaggctgaccttaccccagcagaggacatggccttggagctaaataaaggcaggcccgtcttagaggggatccctggggggaaagagacgagcataggttcctcccaagatgccacccgcttcattcaag tgtctggcagcactgtgttcctgttagagccaccagcacaagcaccagacgatgctgatcca ggtgaaggccccagtgcagcagcaacagcacatgatggagacgatgatgaggaggagaccatctctctggattccagaaggcatgag gacccagatgctatacagtgggaaaaccagcctggcaacata agctcacaagctatcagaaagttgtatggcaaccacctccggtgccaaatagaactggcagacatagacattcagtacaagaagaaaaagatggaaaatcttgcactggagttcgaaataaaaaagaggacaattaggaaactggaccttgaaataaaaaaacttgagagggag ctccaagaagatgacacagctcaaaataaaaattag
- the LOC139394538 gene encoding zinc finger protein 271-like, whose amino-acid sequence TVHKRLHTGEKPFSCDQCGKSFVQTCHLTLHQRTHTGEKPYSCDQCGKSFTSSGSLTLHQRTHTGEKPYSCDQCGKRFTSSGDLTVHKRIHTGEKPYSCDQCGKRFATSVKLTLHQRTHTGEKPYSCDQCGKRFTSSGDLTVHKRIHTGEKPYSCDQCGKRFATSRSLTLHQRTHTGEKPFSCAQCGKSFTASSSLTSHQRTHTGEKPYSCAQCGKRFTKSGKLTLHQRTHTGEKPFSCDQCGKRFTSSGDLTVHQRTHTGEKPYSCDQCGKSFTSSGSLTLHQRTHTGEKPYSCDQCGKRFTSSGDLTVHKRIHTGEKPYSCDQCGKRFATSVKLTLHQRTHTGEKPYSCDQCGKRFTSSGDLTVHKIIHTGEKPYNCDQCGKRFTKSGKLTLHQRTHTGQNPYSCTQCGKSFTQSNSLVSHQRTHTGEKSHSCDQCDKRYSDKRSLIKHQKIHEGVVS is encoded by the exons acagtgcacaagagattacacacaggagagaaaccttttagctgtgatcaatgtgggaagagttttgttcaaaCTTGCcatctgactctacaccagagaacacacacaggagagaaaccttatagctgtgatcaatgcgggaagagttttacttcatctggcagtctgactctacaccagagaacacacacaggagagaaaccttatagctgtgatcaatgtgggaagagatttacttcatctggagatctgacagtgcacaagagaatacacacgggagagaaaccttatagctgtgatcaatgtgggaagagatttgctacatctgtcaaactgactctacaccagagaacacacacaggagagaaaccttatagctgtgatcaatgtgggaagagatttacttcatctggagatctgacagtgcacaagagaatacacacgggagagaaaccttatagctgtgatcaatgtgggaagagatttgctacatctaggagcctgactctacaccagagaacacacacaggagagaaaccttttagctgtgctcaatgtgggaagagttttactgcATCTAGCTCTCTgacttcacaccagagaacacacacaggagagaaaccttatagctgtgctcaatgtgggaagagatttactaAATCTGGCAaactgactctacaccagagaacacacacaggagagaaaccttttagctgtgatcaatgtgggaagagatttacttCATCTGGAGACCTGACAGTGc accagagaacacatacaggagagaaaccttatagctgtgatcaatgcgggaagagttttacttcatctggcagtctgactctacaccagagaacacacacaggagagaaaccttatagctgtgatcaatgtgggaagagatttacttcatctggagatctgacagtgcacaagagaatacacacgggagagaaaccttatagctgtgatcaatgtgggaagagatttgctacatctgtcaaactgactctacaccagagaacacacacaggagagaaaccttatagctgtgatcaatgtgggaagagatttacttcatctggagatctgacagtgcacaagataatacacacgggagagaaaccttataactgtgatcagtgtgggaagagatttactaAATCTGGCAaactgactctacaccagagaacacacacaggacagaatccttatagctgtactcaatgtgggaagagttttactcagtcaaaCAGCCTGGTAtcacatcagagaacacacacaggagagaaatctcatagctgtgatcaatgtgacaagagatactctgataaaagatctctgattaaacatcagaaaatacatgaaggagttgtttcatga
- the LOC139394535 gene encoding zinc finger protein 180-like: MTVTSKKGEEEERGYLVPVSQTHLKASNGSNDELNRKMVLRNRSLINTRERRDYRGSSGEPQQPHDAEETEKSLSTLEHLNKHPQRPTGKRTHCCSDCGKRFTSSGIKIHQRTHTGEKSYSCDQCGKSFNLSGNLTQHQRTHTGEKPYSCDQCGKSFAQSGQLTRHQRTHTGEKPYSCNQCGKSFNLSGNLTQHQRTHTGDKPYSCDQCGKSFVYACHLTQHQRTHTGEKSYSCGQCGRSFSRSGELTVHKRIHTGEKPYSCDQCGKSFVQSGQLTRHQRTHTGEKPYSCNQCGKSFARSGYLTLHQRTHTGEKRYSCNQCGKSFTRSGYLTLHQRIHT; this comes from the exons atgactgttacatcgaaaaagggggaagaggaggaacgTGGATATCTGGTTCcggtttcccaaacgcatcttaaggcgtccaatggttctaacgatgaactcaaccgtaagatggttttgagaaaccgttccctgattaacacta gagagagacgtgactatcgtggatcctctggggagcctcaacaacctcatgatgctgaggagacagagaagagtctctccacattagaacacctcaataaacacccgcagagacccacagggaagagaactcactgctgctctgactgtgggaagagattcacatcatcaggcattaaaattcatcagagaacacacacaggagagaaatcttatagctgtgatcaatgtgggaagagttttaattTATCTGGCAATCTGACTCAACaccaaagaacacacacaggagagaaaccttatagctgtgatcaatgtgggaagagttttgctcaATCTGGCCAGCTGACccgacaccagagaacacacacaggagagaaaccttatagctgtaatcaatgtgggaagagttttaattTATCTGGCAATCTGACTCAACaccaaagaacacacacaggagataaaccttatagctgtgatcaatgtgggaagagttttgtttatGCTTGCcatctgactcaacaccagagaacacacacaggagagaaatcttatagctgtggtcaatgtgggaggagttttagtcgatctggagaactgacagtgcacaagagaatacacacaggagagaaaccttatagctgtgatcaatgtgggaagagttttgttcaatcTGGCCAGCTGACccgacaccagagaacacacacaggagagaaaccttatagctgtaatcaatgtgggaagagttttgctagATCTGGCTATCTGActttacaccagagaacacacacaggagagaaacgttatagctgtaatcaatgtgggaagagttttactagatCTGGCTATCTGACtttacaccagagaatacacacataA
- the LOC139394536 gene encoding putative nuclease HARBI1 isoform X1, giving the protein MVCVALRFFASGAFLYSVGDAEQLNKATICRTIRSVCLAIKALADVFISFPGHRRLCDIKEEFYRIAGFPNVIGAVDCTHIRIKAPSGAHEADFVNRKSFHSINVQMVCNADCVISNVVAKWPGSVHDSRIFRASEIYQCLSQGEFSGVLLGDRGYGCQPFLLTPFTDPQEAQQAYNHAHARTRARVEMTFGLLKARFHCLHKLRVSPVRACDITVACAVLHNVACLRKERAPRVPPAMDWDNPAIFPDDDSGRLLRDQYVLNYFS; this is encoded by the exons atggtttgtgtggccttgcgcttttttgctagtggagccttcctgtactcagtgggggatgcagaacagctgaacaaggccacaatttgccgcacaataaggagtgtgtgtctggctatcaaagcattagcagatgtcttcatctccttccctggccacagaagactctgtgacatcaaagaggagttctataggattgcag gtttccccaatgtcattggtgcagtggactgcacacacataaggataaaagccccctcaggtgcccatgaggccgattttgtgaataggaaatcctttcacagcattaatgttcag atggtctgcaatgctgactgtgtgatcagcaatgttgtggcaaaatggcctggctcagtccatgactccagaatctttcgggcctctgaaatctatcagtgcctatcacaag gtgaattctctggtgtgttgctgggagacagggggtatggctgccagccttttctcctgacacctttcacagacccccaggaagcacagcaggcctacaaccatgcccatgccaggaccagggccagagttgaaatgacctttggcctcctgaaggcacgctttcactgccttcacaaattaagggtcagccctgttagggcatgtgatattactgtggcttgtgctgtccttcacaatgtggcctgcctgaggaaggagagggcccccagagtgccaccagccatggactgggacaatccggcaatcttccctgatgacgacagtggtcggctgctgagggaccaatatgtgttgaattattttagttag